The Acutalibacter muris genomic sequence CTGCCTATACCATAGCCCTGATACTTGTCCAATACAGCTACGTTCTCCACCAGGAGGATAGGACGGCAATCGCCGCAGATATCCTCAAAGGCTACTCCCAAAAGACTGCCGGCTATCTCTCCATTATCTTCATTGACCGCAACTAAGAGGTATTTGTTTTCATCTCTTAATATATTTTCTATAAGCAGGGCCATTTTCTCTCTGTCGCCAGGGCCGTCACTGATAACCTGCATTACCTTATCTAACCCGGCTATATCTCCAACCTTGGCTTTCCTCATAACAATATTCATTCCGAGTCTCTCCTTCATTAAGTCAAATCACAAGGGATGCTTTTTTATGGTCCCACCGTGGCGCGGATAACCCTTTGGCGTAAAACTCAGCTTGCGGACGACTACCAGATTTCTTTCTCCCGCAGCAGGCAGTTGGATTTGCTTGAGTTCAACTTTATCTCCGCCCAAAATTTTTAACGCCTTCTCTGCTTCAGCGAGCTCATCGTTTACGTTTGGTCCTTTCATCGCTACAAATATACCCTTCATCTTCACCAAAGGCAAACAGTATTCGCAGAGCACTCTTAACTGTGCCACCGCTCTGGCGGTAACAATATCGTAGCTCTCCCTCATACTCCTATCCAGTCCAGCCTCCTCAGCGCGCTTATGAACACGCTTGCCTTCAATACCAAGCCTGCCGCATAGCTCGCCTAAAAAATTCAGACGCTTGTTTGAACCGTCCAAAAGTGTAACCTGAAGGTCAGGTCTTACAATTTTAAGCGGGACTCCGGGGAATCCCGCTCCTGTCCCTATATCCAGCAGCTTTCCCCCTTCTTTGGGCTTGCACGCCAGCAGCAGTGCCAGACTGTCAAGAAAATGCTTCTCCACCACTTCGTCAGGCTCTGTTATGGCCGTAAGGTTAAGCTTTTCGTTCCACTCCAGCAGTGTCTCCATATAGACCTGGAACTTTTCCGACTGCTCTGCCGTAACCTTTATCCCCAAAGTTTTTGCCTGGCTTATAAGCTTCTGTCGAATATCCTCCATTAAGTTAAGTCCCCCTCTCTTCTTTTGAGGCCAGCCATATCATCAACACTGATATATCAGCAGGACTGACACCGGAAACCCTCCCGGCCTGTCCAAGATTTTCCGGCCGCACCAGTTCAAGCTTTTCGGCTGCCTCCAATCTGAGCCCTCTAATTTCTCTATAGTCGATATTCTTCGGCAATACTTTTCTCTCTACTCTGCGCATCTCCTCTATGTCAGCCAGCTGCCGCTTAATATACCCCTCATACTTAAGCTGTATCTCAACGCTTTCCTGTACAGCCTGGCTCAATTCAGGACGATGGGAATCGACCTCTGTCAAATCGGCATAAGAGATTTGTGGACGTTTAAGTAACTCACTAAGCTTTATACCTGTGCTGACCGGGGTTGTTCCACGTGAAACAAGCACATTATTCAACGCTTCGGTTGGGGGTAAGGTGGTCCCAGACACTCTCCTCAGCTCTGCTGCCTTTTCAGATTGCTTTTTCCGGAACTTCTCCCATCTGCCGTCCGATATCAACCCAATTTCCCGGCCTATAGGCGTAAGCCGCTCGTCAGCATTATCCTGTCTGAGTATCAGCCGGTACTCAGAACGCGAAGTCATCATGCGGTATGGATCAGTAACTCCCTTTGTAACCAGATCATCAATCAGTGTGCCAATATATGACCCTGCCCTGTCCAGTATCAGCCGCTTTTTTCCCTGCACTCTCCGCGCGGCGTTAATTCCGGCGACCAGCCCCTGTGCGGCAGCCTCCTCATACCCGGAGCTTCCATTAAATTGGCCAGCTCCATAAAGTCCGGGAAAATCACGAAATTCCAAAGCGGCGTCCAGCTGCAACGGGTCACAACAATCATACTCAATAGCATAAGCACTGCGCATAAGCTGCACATGCTCCAATCCCGGTATTGTCCGATAGAATTTCACCTGTACCTCCTCCGGCAGCGATGAGCTCATGCCCTGGAGGTACATCTCTTCAGTCTCTAAGCCGCAGGGCTCAATAAACAGCTGATGCCTGTCCTTATCCGGGAAACGGATCACCTTATCCTCAATGCTGGGGCAATACCTCGGACCCACACCCTCAATAAGCCCGGAATAGAGCGGAGACCGGCTTATATTATCCCGGATAACCCGGTGAGTTTCAGCATTTGTCCAGCTGATATAACATACCTCTTTATTTGTCAGTTCCTCCTCAGTGTCATAAGAAAAAGGTATTACCGGCTCGTCGCCCTGCTGCACCTCAAGATTTGCATAATCGATAGAAGCCCTGAGCACCCTGGCAGGAGTCCCAGTCTTAAACCGTCTCAGGGATATTCCCAATTCCCGCAGCCTGTCCGGCAAAAAAGCCGAAGGAAACATACCATCAGGCCCGCTTTCGAAAGATACCTCGCCAACAAAAATCTTACCTCCCAGGAATGTCCCTGTACATAAGATTACCGCAGCAGCTCTGTAGACAGCCCCCAGACGAGTGGTTACCTCCCAGCGGCCATCTATAGGCTTCAAATCTATAATCTCCGCCTGCCGCAATTCAAGGTTGTCACAAAGCTCCAGCTTATGCTTCATCACCCGTGCATACAAGCTGCGGTCTATCTGGGCTCTCAAGGAATGCACAGCCGGTCCCTTGCCGAGATTAAGCATCCTGCTCTGTATCGTACACTCATCCGCAGTTTTACCCATCTCGCCCCCCAGAGCATCTATCTCCCTGACCAGATGCCCCTTTGCAGTACCTCCTATGCTTGGATTACATGGACAGTTTCCCACCGCGTCTAGGTTAATAGTAAACACCACTGTTCGGCACCCCAGTCTAGCGGCCGCCAATCCAGCCTCAATACCTGCATGACCAGCGCCTATGACGGCAACATCAATTTCCTGTGCAAAATAAGTCATATCCCTCTCCTCTATTTTCCAACGCAGAACCTTTCAAATACCTGGTCAATTATTTCATCAGAAACCCTCCGTCCTGTCAGCTGAAACAGGGCGTTCAGGGCGTCTTCAATACAAACCGTTACCGCGTCAAGAGTCAGCCCTTGCTTTATAGCCTCCCTTCCCTGTTCAACTGCCGATTTGGCCGCCAGCGCCGCTGCCCGCTGCCTTTCTGTAAAAAGCTCCGCCTGACCGGCATCAAAATTTTCCGCACCGATAAACTTGTTGAAAGCTAACTCAAGACTATCAAAGCCTATATTACGCGAAGCAGAAATTGTAACATAATACCTGAAATTACTCACAATAAAATCTAAATCGATCCGCTGCTCCAGATCGCACTTATTTACTATCGCGATAACGGGCAGTTCCCTAATCGACTCTATCAGCTTAAAATCCTCCTCCATAAGTTCATTAGACCAGTCAAACACTGCCAGTACCAATTCCGCATTTTTCAAACATCTCCGCGCGGATTCAACCCCAATACACTCAACCGGGTCTTCTGTATGCCTGAGACCAGCGGTATCAGCCAGCATAAGCGGTACCCCAGCTAATGAGACCAACTCCTCCACCACATCTCTGGTGGTACCAGGATACGGCGTTACAATAGAGCGTTCCCTCCCGGCCAATAAATTCATCAATGTAGATTTTCCCACATTCGGCCGCCCTGTTATAACAGTGCGAAGCCCCTCTCTAAATATCTTTCCCTGGTCAAATCCCTTCAAAAGCTGTGATAATTCCTCCTTGCATATCCCAAGCGATATGGCTACCTCTCCAATATCAATAAGGTCAACCTCCTCAGGAAAATCCGACCATGCAGCCAGGTGCGCCGCAAGCCCCTCCAGACGTTCGCTAATATTGACGATACGTTTGCTCAGCATACCCGACCCAGCTGCCTGAGCAGCAAGCATTGAATTTCTCCCCTGCGCGCTGATTATCTCCATTACAGACTCAGCCTGCGCCAGGTCCAGCTTCCCGTTAAAAAACGCCCGCTTCGTAAACTCTCCGGGACCGGCAGGTGCAGCGCCGCATTTTAATACCTCCGCCAATACCTGACGGGTCACATACAACCCCCCATGGCAGGAAAGTTCAACCACATCCTCGCCGGTATAACTTTTCGGCCCACGGAATACCAATGCCACACAGTCATCCAATTTTGTCCCGCTCCAAACCTCCCCAAGAGCAGCAGTATACCCGGACATTTCCGATAATTTTCTTCCAAGCTTTGGCCTAAACACCCTCTCACATATTGAAAAGGCCTCCGGCCCGGAAACACGTATGACCCCAATGCCTCCCGGAGCTTGTCCCGTAGAAATCGCCGCGATCGTCTTATTCAAAGAAAATACCTCCCAAATTCAAAAAGCGGGACAGCCTCCGCCATCCCGCTCTCTACTACTTTTTTGCCTCTATCTTCCCATAAATTGGAGCGCCAGGATCATCTGATTTTGGTCCGTCAGCCCTTGGGGCACCATGGTGCTGCTGATTCTTTTGGGACCTGCCGCCATTTCTACGGTCATAACCGCCCTTATTGCCGCTATAACCTCCACGGCCCCTGCGATTATTGTTGCGGGACTGGTACCGCTCGCCGCCCTCCGGGCCAATAACCACATGTCTTGCCTGGTCCACTCCCTCGCTCCAGGATTTTGCGCCCTCAACCTCCTGGACAGCCGTATGGATAATTCTGCGTTCGTATGGGTTCATAGGCTCCAGGGAGGAGTTGCGTCCAGTCTTAACAGCCCTGTACGCCATCTTTCTTCCCAAGGCCTCAAGAGTTTCCTTGCGCTTCTCACGGTAATTTCCTACGTCCAAGGTCAAACGGAAATACGCGCCGTCAGTATGATTTGCTACAAGTGAAGCCAGATATTGCAGCGCGTCAAGGGTCTCGCCGCGATGACCTATCACAAACCCTACGTCCTCGCCACTAAGCACTAGAGCAGCGCCGGATTCGTTAGGCTGGATATCGACCTTGGCTCCCGGCAGACCCATATAGCTGAGTATAGTCTTAACATACTCAGCAGCCTTCTTTACCGGCTCAACATCAGAGCCCACAGGCACCTGCGGCTTTTCAACAGGCTTTACCGGCTCCGAATTCGTCTTTTCTACGGGCGTCACAATAGGCCCTTCTTCAATTCTATTGGGTTTTACCTCCTCTGGTACTTCAATATACGCGCGCACCTTCGCCGGACGTCCTCCAAAAAGACCAAGAGTCTTCTTCTGTGGCAGCTCCAGCACATCACAGCTGGCGTCAATAGTCTCAACGCCAAGCTGCTTACAAGCACTGGCAAAGGCAGCTTCCACATTTTCACCGGTTGCGATAGCTTCTTTTATCATTATATAACCTCCACTTTTACAGAATTATCACTTTTTACTGCCCATATAGCTGGCAGTATCCCCCGAAACAGAGCCGGATTTTTTCTTTTTTGTCTTCTGTTTCGCTGTTTCCTTAACCTGCTTCTGCTGCGGAACAGCCGCAAGCTTATCCGCTATCTTTTTCTGCTGCGCGGCGGTCAAGGGGCGCACATTTCCCTCTGCCAACTCTAGCGCCAAAGCCCTGCTGGCCTCCTTCCTCACCGCAAGCTGCTCTGCGCTGAAATACTTGTTCATAACCACGGTCTGTAAGAAGCTGGTCAAAATCGAGACAATATTATACATACCGACAGCCGCAGGCATGATGAACGCCCAGTACACGCTGATGAGAGGGAATACGTACATCATCACTTTTGTACAGCCAGTCTGTGTACTGCTTCCCATAGCTTTTGTAGTATAAAATTGAGTCCCAAAGCTAAAAACCAGAGACAATATTGGAATTATCCATAGGAAGGTAAGGAACCCCGAGCCCTGCGGCGACGCCAGAAGATCAAGCCCTAAAAACCGGAAACCCTTTGAGAAAAATTCTATCTTATCAATATCGGCGGCCGAAAACATAGTAAGATTTGGCTTTAACACGTCAAAATGCTTTATGATCTGTAATTCCTGATAAAGCCCCAGCCCGCTTGCCGAAGCCACGCCCGGAATCCTTGAAATGTAATCTGTAGCTTTAGCCACAGTTTCACCGGCAATGTGCAGCGTATTTGACAGGGGCATTATAACGCTGTAGAAAATGCCCAGCATTATCGGGAAAGGCAACAGCGTTGTCAGGCAGCCGCTGCCCGGATTCACACCCTCTTTTTCATAGAGCTTCATAAGCTCGTCGTTATACTTCTGCTGGTTATTAGCGTAACGCTTTTGCAGCTCCTTCTGCTTGTCCGCCAGCTTTGTCTGAGCAGACATACTCTTCTGCTGTTTTACAGAGAGGGGGAACATTACCACCTTCA encodes the following:
- a CDS encoding GNAT family N-acetyltransferase; this encodes MNIVMRKAKVGDIAGLDKVMQVISDGPGDREKMALLIENILRDENKYLLVAVNEDNGEIAGSLLGVAFEDICGDCRPILLVENVAVLDKYQGYGIGRRMFDEIEQWGRRRNCHYEMLVSGLERTGAHRFYKKIGFMEVKGFKKYF
- the rsmG gene encoding 16S rRNA (guanine(527)-N(7))-methyltransferase RsmG is translated as MEDIRQKLISQAKTLGIKVTAEQSEKFQVYMETLLEWNEKLNLTAITEPDEVVEKHFLDSLALLLACKPKEGGKLLDIGTGAGFPGVPLKIVRPDLQVTLLDGSNKRLNFLGELCGRLGIEGKRVHKRAEEAGLDRSMRESYDIVTARAVAQLRVLCEYCLPLVKMKGIFVAMKGPNVNDELAEAEKALKILGGDKVELKQIQLPAAGERNLVVVRKLSFTPKGYPRHGGTIKKHPL
- the mnmG gene encoding tRNA uridine-5-carboxymethylaminomethyl(34) synthesis enzyme MnmG; translated protein: MTYFAQEIDVAVIGAGHAGIEAGLAAARLGCRTVVFTINLDAVGNCPCNPSIGGTAKGHLVREIDALGGEMGKTADECTIQSRMLNLGKGPAVHSLRAQIDRSLYARVMKHKLELCDNLELRQAEIIDLKPIDGRWEVTTRLGAVYRAAAVILCTGTFLGGKIFVGEVSFESGPDGMFPSAFLPDRLRELGISLRRFKTGTPARVLRASIDYANLEVQQGDEPVIPFSYDTEEELTNKEVCYISWTNAETHRVIRDNISRSPLYSGLIEGVGPRYCPSIEDKVIRFPDKDRHQLFIEPCGLETEEMYLQGMSSSLPEEVQVKFYRTIPGLEHVQLMRSAYAIEYDCCDPLQLDAALEFRDFPGLYGAGQFNGSSGYEEAAAQGLVAGINAARRVQGKKRLILDRAGSYIGTLIDDLVTKGVTDPYRMMTSRSEYRLILRQDNADERLTPIGREIGLISDGRWEKFRKKQSEKAAELRRVSGTTLPPTEALNNVLVSRGTTPVSTGIKLSELLKRPQISYADLTEVDSHRPELSQAVQESVEIQLKYEGYIKRQLADIEEMRRVERKVLPKNIDYREIRGLRLEAAEKLELVRPENLGQAGRVSGVSPADISVLMIWLASKEERGT
- the mnmE gene encoding tRNA uridine-5-carboxymethylaminomethyl(34) synthesis GTPase MnmE gives rise to the protein MNKTIAAISTGQAPGGIGVIRVSGPEAFSICERVFRPKLGRKLSEMSGYTAALGEVWSGTKLDDCVALVFRGPKSYTGEDVVELSCHGGLYVTRQVLAEVLKCGAAPAGPGEFTKRAFFNGKLDLAQAESVMEIISAQGRNSMLAAQAAGSGMLSKRIVNISERLEGLAAHLAAWSDFPEEVDLIDIGEVAISLGICKEELSQLLKGFDQGKIFREGLRTVITGRPNVGKSTLMNLLAGRERSIVTPYPGTTRDVVEELVSLAGVPLMLADTAGLRHTEDPVECIGVESARRCLKNAELVLAVFDWSNELMEEDFKLIESIRELPVIAIVNKCDLEQRIDLDFIVSNFRYYVTISASRNIGFDSLELAFNKFIGAENFDAGQAELFTERQRAAALAAKSAVEQGREAIKQGLTLDAVTVCIEDALNALFQLTGRRVSDEIIDQVFERFCVGK
- the jag gene encoding RNA-binding cell elongation regulator Jag/EloR, encoding MIKEAIATGENVEAAFASACKQLGVETIDASCDVLELPQKKTLGLFGGRPAKVRAYIEVPEEVKPNRIEEGPIVTPVEKTNSEPVKPVEKPQVPVGSDVEPVKKAAEYVKTILSYMGLPGAKVDIQPNESGAALVLSGEDVGFVIGHRGETLDALQYLASLVANHTDGAYFRLTLDVGNYREKRKETLEALGRKMAYRAVKTGRNSSLEPMNPYERRIIHTAVQEVEGAKSWSEGVDQARHVVIGPEGGERYQSRNNNRRGRGGYSGNKGGYDRRNGGRSQKNQQHHGAPRADGPKSDDPGAPIYGKIEAKK
- a CDS encoding YidC/Oxa1 family membrane protein insertase; this encodes MAIFNFFGSLLGYLLWALYTVFRNYGVAIILFTVILKVVMFPLSVKQQKSMSAQTKLADKQKELQKRYANNQQKYNDELMKLYEKEGVNPGSGCLTTLLPFPIMLGIFYSVIMPLSNTLHIAGETVAKATDYISRIPGVASASGLGLYQELQIIKHFDVLKPNLTMFSAADIDKIEFFSKGFRFLGLDLLASPQGSGFLTFLWIIPILSLVFSFGTQFYTTKAMGSSTQTGCTKVMMYVFPLISVYWAFIMPAAVGMYNIVSILTSFLQTVVMNKYFSAEQLAVRKEASRALALELAEGNVRPLTAAQQKKIADKLAAVPQQKQVKETAKQKTKKKKSGSVSGDTASYMGSKK